A stretch of Flavobacterium sp. N1994 DNA encodes these proteins:
- the pulA gene encoding type I pullulanase: protein MKLFMLLFLPALAVSQIQLQEYPNYAGTDLGVTYTPKATTFKVWAPKASQVTLRLYVAGSGGTALKEIALVKGMQGTWQTKVAKDLKNTYYTFQVMLNGKWLLETPDSYAKAVGVNGKRGMVVNLKETNPKNWTLDKGPVVKNATDMVLYESHIRDFSIDANSGITAKGKFLGVAEKGTKSAEGLSTGIDHLKELGITHIHLLPAFDFNSVDESKPELAQYNWGYDPLNYNVPEGSYASNAKDGTVSIKEFKSMVQALHSNGLGVIMDVVYNHTSGRDSSFNQFTPDYFYRQNPDGSYSDATGCGNEVASERAMVRKFIIESVCYWAKEYHVDGFRFDLMGVHDIATMNDISAALHKINPSIFIYGEGWTAGASPLDEKLRAVKKNVYQLNKIAAFSDDIRDGLHGPYDKVKETGFVGGKTGTAESVKFGIVGAVSHPQINYKAVNHSDAPWAVEPSQSINYASCHDDNTLFDRLKIANPEASESDLIKMDKLAQLTVFLSQGVPFIHSGAEMLRTKQGVANSYKSPDSINAIDWSRKSKYKAVFTYYQSLLAMRKNHPAFRMPTAKMIQEHVTFRESKDSLLIQFQISNNANGDAWKDILIVLNGDKTDKTITLPEGNWTVVANGDLVNEKGIEKVNGTISVGRISALVLYK, encoded by the coding sequence ATGAAACTCTTTATGCTGCTATTTCTTCCTGCCCTTGCTGTTTCCCAAATCCAATTGCAAGAGTATCCCAACTATGCTGGCACTGACCTTGGCGTTACTTATACACCGAAAGCAACAACCTTTAAAGTATGGGCGCCCAAAGCTTCACAAGTTACTTTACGTTTGTATGTTGCTGGTAGTGGCGGAACTGCTTTGAAAGAGATTGCTTTAGTAAAAGGAATGCAAGGCACTTGGCAAACCAAAGTTGCTAAAGACCTAAAAAACACTTACTACACTTTCCAAGTCATGCTAAATGGGAAATGGCTTTTAGAAACACCTGACAGTTATGCCAAAGCAGTGGGGGTAAATGGCAAACGAGGCATGGTAGTAAATCTAAAAGAAACCAATCCGAAAAACTGGACTCTTGATAAAGGACCTGTCGTAAAAAATGCCACGGATATGGTGTTATATGAATCGCATATTAGAGATTTTTCTATCGATGCTAACTCAGGGATTACTGCTAAAGGAAAGTTCTTAGGCGTGGCGGAAAAAGGAACTAAAAGTGCTGAAGGATTATCAACCGGAATAGATCATTTAAAAGAACTAGGCATCACGCACATTCATCTGTTGCCTGCTTTTGATTTTAATTCGGTAGATGAGTCAAAACCCGAACTAGCGCAATACAACTGGGGCTATGACCCATTAAATTATAATGTTCCCGAAGGCAGTTATGCTAGTAATGCCAAGGATGGAACAGTGAGTATCAAAGAATTTAAGTCCATGGTGCAGGCGTTGCACAGTAACGGACTTGGAGTAATCATGGATGTGGTGTACAATCATACTTCGGGACGCGATAGTAGTTTTAATCAGTTTACTCCCGATTACTTTTACAGACAAAATCCCGATGGAAGCTACTCAGATGCTACGGGTTGTGGAAATGAAGTAGCTTCTGAAAGAGCTATGGTGCGTAAGTTCATCATTGAATCGGTATGCTATTGGGCGAAAGAATACCATGTGGATGGTTTCCGATTTGATTTGATGGGCGTGCATGATATAGCTACTATGAATGACATCAGTGCGGCTTTGCATAAAATCAATCCTTCTATCTTTATTTATGGCGAAGGTTGGACTGCAGGGGCTAGTCCGCTTGACGAGAAACTTAGAGCGGTGAAGAAAAATGTCTATCAATTGAATAAGATTGCCGCTTTTAGTGATGATATTCGGGACGGTTTGCACGGACCTTATGATAAGGTAAAAGAAACCGGATTTGTTGGTGGAAAAACGGGAACGGCCGAGAGTGTGAAGTTTGGCATAGTGGGCGCTGTTTCGCATCCGCAAATTAATTACAAAGCCGTCAATCATTCAGATGCTCCTTGGGCTGTTGAACCTTCTCAAAGTATTAACTATGCTTCTTGCCACGATGACAACACCTTATTTGACCGACTAAAAATTGCCAATCCTGAAGCCTCTGAATCCGATTTAATTAAAATGGACAAGCTGGCACAATTGACTGTCTTTCTTTCTCAAGGAGTGCCTTTCATCCATTCGGGAGCTGAAATGCTACGCACCAAACAAGGAGTTGCCAATTCCTATAAATCCCCCGATAGCATTAATGCTATTGACTGGAGTCGAAAATCGAAATACAAAGCTGTCTTTACTTATTATCAGTCGTTGTTAGCGATGCGTAAAAACCATCCAGCGTTTAGAATGCCAACGGCAAAGATGATACAAGAGCATGTAACCTTTAGGGAAAGTAAAGATTCATTGTTAATCCAATTTCAAATCAGTAATAATGCTAATGGCGATGCTTGGAAAGACATCTTAATTGTGTTGAATGGAGATAAAACCGATAAAACCATCACGCTTCCTGAAGGTAATTGGACCGTAGTGGCGAATGGAGATTTGGTAAACGAAAAAGGAATTGAGAAGGTAAACGGAACTATTTCTGTGGGTCGCATTAGTGCTTTGGTATTATATAAATAG
- a CDS encoding DUF1801 domain-containing protein, which produces MNIESKIKNYITSQAEPKRSDLEILHGIIQGIEPTAKLWFLDGKNSEGKVVSNPNIGYGLRTIHYADGTTKEFYQIGLSTNTSGISVYILGIEDKTYLAKTYGDTIGKATVTGYCIKFKTIKAINIKILEAAIRDGFQA; this is translated from the coding sequence ATGAACATAGAATCAAAAATCAAAAACTACATAACCAGTCAAGCTGAACCTAAACGCAGTGACTTAGAAATCTTGCACGGTATCATTCAAGGTATTGAACCTACTGCTAAACTATGGTTCTTGGATGGTAAAAATAGTGAGGGCAAGGTCGTTTCTAATCCGAATATTGGGTATGGACTTCGAACTATACACTATGCTGATGGAACTACTAAGGAATTTTATCAAATTGGACTAAGTACTAACACTAGCGGCATCTCTGTTTATATTTTGGGCATTGAGGATAAAACCTATTTAGCCAAAACCTATGGAGATACCATAGGCAAAGCAACTGTCACTGGATATTGCATTAAGTTCAAAACGATAAAAGCTATCAATATTAAAATTCTAGAAGCCGCTATCCGTGATGGATTTCAAGCGTAG